The following nucleotide sequence is from Nitrososphaerota archaeon.
CCTCATAACATACGTTATATACATTTGCTCGACCCTCTCATCTTCAAACCGATTTCGCCGCTGAAAATCCTTAATGCCGACCAAGCCGTTCTTCCCCATCGGATGGCTCCTCCCACACGACTACTGGAAGCATCGGGGAAAGAGGCGGAGCTCTTCAGGAACCTCCCCAGCGGTCGTGTCCAGTGCACGGCCTGCGCAAGGATCTGCCAGATCGGAGAGGGCCAGGTCGGCTTCTGCGGGGTAAGAGGCGTCGTCGGGGGAAAGCTCTACCTCCTCGTCTACGGCAAGGTCATGGCAGGGCACGTCGACCCCATCGAGAAGAAGCCTGTCGTCCACTACCGACCCGGTTCGAAGATATTTTCCATCGCGACCAGCGGGTGCTCCTGGGCCTGCTCGTACTGCCAGAACAGCGACATAAGCCAGCTGCGCAAGATCGAAGGTATCGAAGCCACCCCTGAAGAAATCGTCACGAATGCTCTGACATACGGTTGCGAGGGAATCGCATACACCTACAACCAGCCGACCATATTCATGGAGTACGCCCGCGACGTGGGGAAGATAGCGAGGTCCAAGGGCCTCTTCAACATCTTCGTCTCGAACGGCTACGACACCCCCGAAACGGTGAGCCTGATGCCCCAGTTCCTGGACTGCGTCACCGTCGACTTCAAGGGGAGCGGGGAGACCAACTTCGTCCGGAAGTACATCTCCATACCGAACTCTGACCCCATCTTCCAGAGCCTCCTTGAAGTGAAAAACAAGACCAAGGTCCACATCGAGATCACCGACTTGATCATCCCCAGGGTGGGCGAGTCCCTGGAGGCGGCTGAGAAGCTCTGCCGCTTTGTCTACGACAACCTCGGTCCCGACATCCCCGTCCACTTCCTCAGGTTCCACCCCGACTACAAGATGATGGACTTCCCCTGGACCCCGGTCGAGACCCTCGAGAAGCACTACGAGATCGGGAAGAAGGCGGGTCTGAACTACGTCTACGTCGGGAACGTCCCCGGACACCCCGCCGAGAACACCTACTGCCCCGGCTGCGGCAGGGTGCTGATCAAGCGTTACGGCTACGAAATCCTCGAGTACAACCTAGACGCTAGGAACAGATGCAACTCGTGCGGTCAGAATACCCCGATAGTCGGTCCCCTAAGCCGCTCTGCCGGGGAGGACCGCTTCATCTCAGTGATCAACTGACTACCTTTACCTCCAGCTTCTGCTTTACGAACTTCTCTGCGTCCAGCAGGGCCTTGCACCCGTCTGCCGCGGCCGTGATCGCCTGCCTGTATCTGAAGTCGTGAACGTCTCCTGCCACGAAGACGCCAGGCACGCTGCTCTCGGTGCGGTTCTTCACCACGACATACCCCTTGTCGTCGAGCTCGACCTGCCCCCTGAACATCTCCGTGTTTGGGTCGTAGCCTATGGCGACGAATAATCCGTCGACCTTTAGCTCCCCCTCCTGGCCTGTCTTCAGGTTCTTCGTCCTGACCCCCTCAACGTGCCCGTCTCCGAGCACATCGGTGACCGCTGTGTCCCAGATGAAACTGATCTTCGGGTTCGAGCGCGCCTCCTTCTTCAGAGCCTCGCTTGCCCTGAGCTCGTCCCTTCGGTGGATGACTTGGACCGTGGACGCGAATTTGGTCAGGAAGGTGGCCTCCTCCATCGCCGTGTCCCCTCCGCCGACGACCGCGACTTTCTTCCCCCTGAAGAAGAAGCCGTCGCATACGGCGCAGTTGGACACTCCCTTCCCCTGCAGTCTGGACTCGGACTCGAGGTTCAGCCTCCTGGGGTTGGCGCCGGTCGCGATTATGACCGACCAAGCCCTGACCAGCCCGCTGTCTGAGTAGACCTCGAAGGGGTAGACATTGAAGTTGACCTTCACAACGTCCTCCTGTACCAGGTGGGCGCCGAGCCTCTCCGCCTGTCCCTTCATCTTCATTATCAGGTCGGGCCCCATCACCGGGTCCGTGAACCCTGGAAAGTTCTCCACTTCGCTGGTCAGCATGAGCTGCCCTCCGTACCTGGTCCCCATGAAGACTAGGGGGTCCAGGTCTGCCCTCGACCCGTAGATCGCAGCCGTCAGACCGGCAGGTCCAGACCCGACTATCACGAGCTTCCTGACTGTCTCATCCATGGCCGTGCTTTCCGTTCGCTCTCCGCCTCATAAATCTGCCTCCGGAAGCCGGTCTGTTACAGCAGCTTCGCTTCTCTCTGGACCACGTGGAGCTCGTCGGAAAGCTGGTTGAGGGCCCTTTCGAGCCTCTTCGTGTACTGGGGGAGGAGCCTGTCGAAGACCTCCTTCCTCATCCTCCGCATGTAGAACTGCTCGTAGAGGTTGAGCTTGTCCTTGGCAGCCCTCTCCACTTCGCGCTCGGTGGTGTGTATCTGGTTGAGGAGCTCGAAGAACTTCTGGCTCGTCGACTTCTGCTTGACCTCGTTCAGCCTCTGCAGCGCCCTGCTCCTGAACGAATCCAGGCGCCCCCTGAGCTCGTCGAAGTATTCCTTGTTCAGCTCATTTGGGTCGACAGAAGCTATCTCGGGCCAGAGCCCGTTGATCAGGCTCGTCTTCTCCTCGAAGGCGGTGATCATAGTCGACGCAAGCTTGGTCGACGATTCCTCCTCCGTCTCCTCCTCTTCCGTCAGTGTCGTCCTCGAAACGAAGAGACCGAGAAGAAGAATCACGAAGACCGCCGAAGCGGCGGGGATGCCAGCGTTCACCGCCCAGGCGACGGACAGCGCATATGACAGCTGGGTCTTGCCCGCCTGCCAGGGGGTCACGTTGAGCATGGTCTGCGGCGGGTTGGTCAGGACCCTCACCCCTGCGGGGGCCGAAACAGTCATCGAATACGACCCGACAAAGGCCGCTATGGGCGGGGTGTCCGGAAGGTCGACCGTCACCTGGCCTCCGGTTACGGTGTAGTAGGACGTCAGGAGCGGGTACTCATATTCGATGGTATAGTTCCCCCCGGCCGCCACCGAGCTCCCCGACCCGACGGCCGTGAGGTCCATCCTGAAGGAGCTGAGCGGGACGCTCGTCGGGTTCAGCAGGCGGGGCTCCTGGGCAGGTATGACAGTCACGTGGGCCTGCGCTGTGGTCAGGGGCGCGATTGCGAGCGCCGCCAGCGCGGTAGTCCCGAGGTTCTTGAAAGTCAGGCTGTCCGTCACCGTCGGGTCCCCTCCCGGCCCGACCGAAATCGTCCTGGAAGCGAAATACACGGCTAGTGGATGGAAGTCCTGCGTAGCTGACCCTCTGATCGGTTTGCCCACCACGAGCGCCCCGCCTGCCGCGACGTTCTTCTGGGTCCCAGCATAGGTGACGTTGGTCCCTGAAGAGACCACCGAGAGGCCGGAAGGAGCGCTGGCGAACTGCGTCGACCCGGGCATCCTGACCACGTTCTGAAGCGTGCTGACTTCGGTGTCCAATGAGGGCTTGGTGAGGACCTGGATCTCGAGGCTTCCGTTCTTCGCAGTGGAAGTTACTCCGCTCAGAAGCACCCTGAGAATGAAGTCGGCCGTGCTCCCGGCAGCGAGCGATTGCCCTCCCCCGACGGTGTAGGAGCCGATGGCCGGACTTGACGTGACCTGGAACCCCGAGCCGGTGAAGTTCGAAGCGGCAATCTTCGAAGACAGGTCCCCGAACCCAATGGTAATCGGAGGGATCGTGATTGCAGAGCTTTGATTATTGGTGAACTTCACAGTCTCGTTGACGACCGCGAACCCATACCTGTCCAGGGTGTACTGGCTGTCGACGAGGATCTTGGGGACCCCCTGGGCATGGGCGACGAATGGGGCGGGCAGCATCATGGCAAGAAGAAGAAGCAAAATGGCCACTGAAATCGAGCGTCGCATGTGAATGTGACCAACGCCGCTACGTTCTTATTTTAAGCGTTTTTCGCCCCGACAAGGATGCAAAACTCCTCTCACCATCCGCTCCTCCCCAACCTCGACCCTGCCCTGGTCTCGGAGATGCTGTCACGGATAGGCGCGGGCTCCATCGACGAGCTCTTCTCCGACATCCCGGAGGGAGTCAGGCTCAAGCGCCGGTTGAGGATCCCCGAGGGGGACTCCGAGTACCTGGTCAGAAGGAAGGTGCAGTCGAGGCTTCGGGCGAACAAGACGCCCCCGGAGGCCCTCTGTTTTCTGGGAGGAGGAGTCTGGCCCCACTACGTACCCGCCGGGGTCGAATCCATAACCTCAAGACAGGAATTCTACACCAGCTACACTCCCTACCAGCCAGAGATCAGTCAGGGCATGTTGCAGGCGCTCTTCGAGTACCAGAGCCTCATGTGCGACCTCCTCGGAATGGAGGCGTGCAACAGCTCCCTCTACGATTGGGCATCCGCGGCGGGCGAAGCCGTCAGGATGGCGGGAAGGGTGACGGGGAGGAAGCGCGCTCTCGTTGGCGCCAACATCGGCCCCAGAAGGAGGGAAGTGATCCAGACCTATGTGGAACCTATGGGGATGACATTACGT
It contains:
- the amrS gene encoding AmmeMemoRadiSam system radical SAM enzyme — protein: MAPPTRLLEASGKEAELFRNLPSGRVQCTACARICQIGEGQVGFCGVRGVVGGKLYLLVYGKVMAGHVDPIEKKPVVHYRPGSKIFSIATSGCSWACSYCQNSDISQLRKIEGIEATPEEIVTNALTYGCEGIAYTYNQPTIFMEYARDVGKIARSKGLFNIFVSNGYDTPETVSLMPQFLDCVTVDFKGSGETNFVRKYISIPNSDPIFQSLLEVKNKTKVHIEITDLIIPRVGESLEAAEKLCRFVYDNLGPDIPVHFLRFHPDYKMMDFPWTPVETLEKHYEIGKKAGLNYVYVGNVPGHPAENTYCPGCGRVLIKRYGYEILEYNLDARNRCNSCGQNTPIVGPLSRSAGEDRFISVIN
- the trxB gene encoding thioredoxin-disulfide reductase translates to MDETVRKLVIVGSGPAGLTAAIYGSRADLDPLVFMGTRYGGQLMLTSEVENFPGFTDPVMGPDLIMKMKGQAERLGAHLVQEDVVKVNFNVYPFEVYSDSGLVRAWSVIIATGANPRRLNLESESRLQGKGVSNCAVCDGFFFRGKKVAVVGGGDTAMEEATFLTKFASTVQVIHRRDELRASEALKKEARSNPKISFIWDTAVTDVLGDGHVEGVRTKNLKTGQEGELKVDGLFVAIGYDPNTEMFRGQVELDDKGYVVVKNRTESSVPGVFVAGDVHDFRYRQAITAAADGCKALLDAEKFVKQKLEVKVVS